TCCTGATAGATGCGGCAATTCTCTTTGACGCATTCCTGCGACCCCTCCAGGGCGGCGATCCCGGCATACTGCACCGCCTGAAACACCCCAGAGTCGGTGTTGGTCTTGATCTTCAATAAGGCGGATAAAATCTGGCTGTTTCCCACCGCCATCCCTATCCGCCAGCCGGTCATGTTGTAGGTCTTGGAGAGCGAGTGGAACTCGATGGCGCATTCCTTGGCCCCGTCCACCTGCATGATGCTGGGCGGCTTATATCCGTCGAAGGCGATCTCGGAATATATCCCGTCGTTGAGGATGATTATTTCATTTTCGATTGCCCACTCGACTAATTCCCGGTAGAAGCCAAGGTCTGCCACCGCCGAGGTGGGATTGCTGGGGTAGCACAAAAATATGGCCTTGATCCCCTGGGTCGGCAGTTCGGCAATGACCGGCAGGTATTTGTTCTCCGGCCGGACCGGGTATTTTACGATCTCGGCCCCGGCGAACATGGTCTGGGCGGCATAGACCGGATAGCCCGGATCGGGGCACAGCACCTTGTCGCCCGGCCCGAACAGGGCCCAGCAGATGTGGGCCAGGCCGTCCTTGGCGCCCATCAGGGCCACCACCTCATTGTTCGGATCAAGTGAGGCTGAAAATCTCTTTTTATACCAGCCGGCCACCGCCTGGCGGAATGAAAGCATCCCGTCATAGGTGGGATAGCAATGGTTCTCGATGTTGCCGGCCTGGGCGCACAGGGCGTCCACGATGTGCTGGGGGGTTGGCAGGTCGGGATCGCCTACCCCCAGGTCGATGATATCGACACCTTTATCTTGCAGTTCCTTCTTCCTGGCGTTGAGCTGGGCGAACAGGTAGGGCGGCAGTTTTTGCAGTCTGTCGGCGGAGACGATCTTCATTATTTTCCCTTTAATTCTTTGATCTTTTTATTGGCCAAATCTACCTGAACCATGCTGCCCTGGCCGCTCTCCAGGTATCGCTCCAAAGATTT
This portion of the Candidatus Edwardsbacteria bacterium genome encodes:
- a CDS encoding LL-diaminopimelate aminotransferase codes for the protein MKIVSADRLQKLPPYLFAQLNARKKELQDKGVDIIDLGVGDPDLPTPQHIVDALCAQAGNIENHCYPTYDGMLSFRQAVAGWYKKRFSASLDPNNEVVALMGAKDGLAHICWALFGPGDKVLCPDPGYPVYAAQTMFAGAEIVKYPVRPENKYLPVIAELPTQGIKAIFLCYPSNPTSAVADLGFYRELVEWAIENEIIILNDGIYSEIAFDGYKPPSIMQVDGAKECAIEFHSLSKTYNMTGWRIGMAVGNSQILSALLKIKTNTDSGVFQAVQYAGIAALEGSQECVKENCRIYQERRDILAAGLKKMGLEFDLPKATFYLWIKTPGKTGSIDFANLLLEKAGVMVIPGIGFGQNGEGYVRMALTIPSQRMKEAVERIGKLKF